One region of Camelina sativa cultivar DH55 chromosome 6, Cs, whole genome shotgun sequence genomic DNA includes:
- the LOC104789904 gene encoding mitogen-activated protein kinase 17 has translation MLEKEFFTEYGEASQYQIQEVVGKGSYGVVASAECPHTGGKVAIKKMTNVFEHVSDAIRILREIKLLRLLRHPDIVEIKHIMLPPCRKEFKDIYVVFELMESDLHHVLKVNDDLTPQHHQFFLYQLLRGLKFMHSAHVFHRDLKPKNILANADCKIKICDLGLARVSFTDSPSAVFWTDYVATRWYRAPELCGSFYSNYTPAIDMWSVGCIFAEMLTGKPLFPGKNVVHQLELVTDLLGTPSPITLSRIRNEKARKYLGNMRRKDPVPFTHKFPNIDPVALKLLQRLIAFDPKDRPSAEEALADPYFQGLANVDYEPSRQPISKLEFEFERRKLTRDDVRELMYREILEYHPQMLQEYLQGEENVNSHFLYPSGVDQFKQEFARLAEHEDDEEEHNSPPHQRKYTSLPRERVCSSEDEGSDSVHTQTSSSLVVVTPPQTPNTATGLSSQKTTKVDKAGATPVKRSACLMRSDSICASRCVGVSSAVS, from the exons ATGTTGGAGAAAGAGTTTTTCACGGAGTACGGTGAAGCAAGCCAATATCAGATCCAAGAAGTGGTGGGCAAAGGAAGCTACGGAGTTGTTGCTTCTGCGGAGTGTCCTCACACGGGAGGCAAAGTTGCCATCAAGAAGATGACCAATGTCTTTGAACATGTCTCAGACGCCATCCGGATCCTCAGAGAGATCAAGCTTCTCAGGCTTCTTCGGCATCCTGATATCGTGGAGATCAAACATATCATGCTCCCTCCTTGCCGCAAGGAATTCAAAGATATCTATGTTGTTTTTGAGTTGATGGAGTCTGATCTTCACCACGTTCTTAAGGTAAATGACGACCTCACTCCTCAGCATCATCAATTCTTCTTGTACCAACTTCTTCGTGGCTTAAAATTCATGCACTCAG CGCATGTGTTCCATAGAGATTTGAAGCCTAAGAACATCCTCGCTAATGCTGATTGCAAAATCAAGATCTGTGATTTAGGACTTGCTCGTGTCTCCTTCACTGATTCCCCTTCTGCTGTTTTCTGGACT GACTACGTTGCTACAAGATGGTACCGTGCGCCAGAGCTCTGTGGCTCCTTCTATTCTAAC TACACTCCGGCGATAGACATGTGGAGCGTTGGCTGCATATTTGCCGAGATGCTAACTGGAAAACCCTTGTTTCCTGGCAAAAACGTGGTGCACCAGCTAGAACTCGTCACTGATCTGCTTGGAACGCCGTCGCCGATAACTCTATCcagg ATTCGGAATGAGAAGGCTAGAAAGTATTTGGGTAACATGAGGAGAAAGGATCCTGTTCCTTTCACCCATAAATTCCCCAATATCGATCCTGTGGCGCTGAAGTTGCTTCAGCGTTTGATCGCCTTTGACCCAAAGGACCGTCCCTCTGCAGAAGAG GCATTGGCTGATCCGTATTTTCAAGGATTGGCAAATGTGGACTACGAGCCCTCGAGGCAACCTATCTCGAAACTCGAGTTTGAGTTCGAAAGGAGGAAATTAACTCGGGATGATGTGAGGGAGCTCATGTACCGAGAG ATTTTGGAGTATCATCCACAGATGTTGCAAGAGTATTTACAAGGAGAAGAGAACGTCAACTCTCATTTTCTATACCCGAG CGGAGTTGATCAGTTCAAACAAGAGTTTGCCCGACTCGCAGAACacgaagacgatgaagaggaaCATAACTCTCCACCACATCAGAGAAAGTACACGTCACTCCCTAG AGAACGGGTGTGCTCATCAGAAGACGAAGGTTCTGATTCGGTTCATACCCAAACGTCTTCGTCGTTAGTGGTGGTTACACCTCCACAGACTCCAAACACAGCAACTGGGTTATCGTCACAGAAGACAACAAAAGTAGACAAAGCAGGAGCAACTCCGGTAAAACGGTCTGCATGTCTAATGAGGAGTGATAGTATCTGTGCATCCAGATGTGTGGGTGTCTCCTCTGCAGTgtcttag
- the LOC109133252 gene encoding uncharacterized protein LOC109133252, producing the protein MSSEDKKAIIAKGSDSTEVSPYTLTSGDNPGSMISSVQLTGENYAEWATEMLNAFKAKRKTGFVDGSIIKPMTAGSEMESWTSVNSMVVGWLRTSITPRVRSTVSFVSDAAELWENLKERFSVGNKVRVHQIVCQLASCRQEGQSVIDYYGRLVVLWDELQGYRPIPLCTCGAATQIAKEREDKKVHQFVMGLDESRFGNMICQIIDAEPMPDLAQAYAKVIREEQRLAASKRREQKHEVVGFTTRSVPQAESPVAFNGHETSEASSYATRSVPAKFNQINNRNRERSLCSHCGRSGHEKDYCWELIGYPEWWNERSGRGRGHGSGRGGQSSSFQAAGRGRGYVTVAHATSPHASAYPSLTPKQWKALEKLAKEKRFNTSDKLSGKINEDIILDTWASHHMTGNLALLTNVGSMSSCKIGFTDGSTTMSSSMGVIHVSDNITLENVLYVPTLDCTLISDRFSRMLIGRGEERDGVYYLKNKDVVRVNKVELQRDSTLWHRRLGHPSSIVISSLPMFSDSKNSASSTPCDVCLWTYLLLEKSEVWKVLQNFCVYTKKQFGKDVRMVRSNNGTEFMCLSTYFRENGIIHQTSCVDTPQQNGCVERKHRHILNVARSLLFQASLPIIFWGEAILTAAYLINKTPTKVLHGKTPYELLFNKKSSYDELKVFGSACSTHRKLRDKDKFGPRSRSCIFVGYPFGKKGWKVYDLEDNEFLVSRDVVFHEDVFLYATNRTLLEEDTLTSPTRVDDDWVLTPESTSILRGSPDDDSPSDPPVEITTPSVASENTTPLVASENTTLSVVEENVDTEPSSPVIVKEEESPIVDLHTSPEPPEELGVGKRMKYPSVRLHGYVTYNAHCLEDSHHAPSDYDTASSTPVQGKTPYPLTNYISDDNFSTAHQVFLAALVEAIEPTSYKQAIQDPRWTNAMGT; encoded by the exons ATGTCGAGTGAAGACAAGAAAGCGATCATAGCAAAGGGTTCCGATTCAACGGAGGTTTCCCCCTACACCTTGACCTCCGGAGATAACCCTGGGTCGATGATTTCCTCTGTTCAGTTGACAGGGGAGAATTATGCAGAGTGGGCAACGGAGATGCTCAACGCCTTTAAAGCCAAAAGGAAGACTGGTTTTGTGGATGGATCCATCATAAAACCAATGACAGCAGGGTCAGAGATGGAGTCGTGGACGAGTGTCAACTCGATGGTTGTCGGATGGTTGAGAACTTCGATCACACCCCGAGTGCGTTCCACGGTCTCGTTTGTCTCTGATGCAGCAGAGTTGTGGGAGAATTTAAAGGAGCGATTCTCTGTTGGTAACAAGGTTCGTGTACATCAAATAGTGTGTCAGTTGGCATCTTGTCGTCAAGAAGGCCAATCCGTAATTGATTATTACGGACGCCTCGTTGTATTGTGGGATGAACTGCAAGGTTATCGTCCGATTCCCCTTTGTACCTGCGGAGCAGCTACACAAATTGCAAAGGAGAGAGAAGATAAGAAAGTTCATCAGTTTGTCATGGGACTTGATGAGTCTCGATTTGGAAACATGATTTGCCAAATCATTGATGCAGAGCCGATGCCAGACTTGGCACAAGCTTATGCCAAAGTGATAAGAGAAGAACAGAGACTTGCAGCGAGcaagagaagagaacaaaaacatgaaGTTGTCGGTTTCACGACAAGGTCCGTTCCGCAAGCTGAGTCTCCTGTTGCGTTTAATGGTCATGAAACAAGTGAGGCATCTAGTTATGCAACAAGATCTGTTCCtgcaaaattcaaccaaatcaaTAACAGGAACAGAGAACGGAGCCTTTGCTCACATTGTGGGCGATCGGGTCATGAGAAGGATTACTGTTGGGAGTTAATTGGATACCCAGAATGGTGGAACGAACGGTCCGGAAGAGGCAGAGGTCATGGTTCAGGACGTGGAGGTCAAAGTTCGAGCTTCCAAGCAGcaggtcgtggtcgtggttaTGTGACGGTTGCTCACGCCACCAGTCCTCATGCATCCGCGTATCCGTCTCTCACCCCTAAACAGTGGAAAGCACTAGAAAAATTGGCGAAGGAGAAACGGTTCAACACGTCTGATAAACTCTCTGGTAAGATTAATGAGGATATCATTCTTGATACATGGGCCTCACACCATATGACGGGAAATCTTGCGTTGTTAACAAACGTTGGGTCCATGTCATCATGTAAGATCGGATTCACCGATGGAAGTACAACAATGTCGAGTAGCATGGGTGTGATTCACGTTTCAGATAATATAACACTTGAAAATGTGTTATATGTTCCAACCCTTGATTGCACACTTATATCC GACCGTTTTTCGAGGATGCTGATTGGAAGAGGTGAAGAGCGTGATGGGGTTTACTATCTTAAAAACAAGGATGTTGTGCGGGTTAATAAGGTTGAGTTGCAGCGTGATTCGACTTTGTGGCATCGAAGACTTGGACATCCGTCTTCTATAGTTATTTCTAGTTTACCTATGTTTTCTGATTCTAAAAACTCAGCTAGCTCCACTCCTTGTGATGTGTGTT TGTGGACATACCTCTTACTTGAAAAGTCCGAAGTTTGGAAAGTTTTGCAGAATTTTTGTGTGTACACGAAGAAACAGTTTGGTAAAGATGTTCGTATGGTCCGTAGCAACAATGGTACCGAGTTTATGTGTCTTTCTACTTATTTTCGAGAGAATGGGATTATACATCAAACTTCTTGTGTTGATACTCCACAGCAAAATGGATGTGTGGAAAGGAAACACCGTCACATTTTAAACGTTGCCCGGTCTTTGCTTTTTCAAGCAAGTTTACCAATCATATTTTGGGGAGAAGCGATTTTAACGGCAGCCTACCTCATCAACAAAACTCCCACCAAAGTTCTTCATGGGAAAACACCATACGAGTTGTTATTTAACAAGAAATCGTCTTATGATGAGTTGAAAGTTTTTGGTTCTGCTTGTTCTACACATAGGAAATTGCGTGACAAAGATAAATTTGGTCCTAGAAGTCGTTCATGTATTTTTGTGGGTTATCCTTTTGGAAAGAAGGGTTGGAAGGTGTATGACCTTGAAGATAATGAATTTTTAGTTTCTCGGGATGTTGTTTTTCACGAGGATGTTTTCCTGTATGCCACCAATCGTACGTTGCTTGAAGAAGACACGTTAACTAGTCCAACTCGTGTAGATGATGATTGGGTTCTTACACCGGAATCCACCTCTATCTTAAGGGGGAGTCCTGATGATGACTCTCCATCTGATCCTCCTGTAGAAATTACAACACCGTCGGTTGCCAGTGAAAATACAACACCATTGGTTGCCAGTGAAAATACAACACTGTCAGTTGTGGAAGAAAATGTTGACACAGAACCATCTTCTCCCGTGATCGTGAAGGAAGAGGAGTCTCCAATTGTCGATTTACACACATCACCGGAACCACCAGAAGAGTTAGGCGTAGGTAAACGTATGAAGTATCCCTCGGTTCGGTTACATGGTTATGTTACTTACAATGCTCATTGTTTAGAAGACTCCCATCACGCTCCATCCGACTACGATACGGCTTCCTCGACACCGGTCCAAGGTAAAACACCGTACCCTCTCACAAATTATATTTCTGATGATAATTTCTCTACTGCTCATCAAGTGTTTTTAGCTGCGCTTGTTGAGGCTATTGAGCCGACTTCTTACAAACAAGCTATTCAAGATCCACGATGGACTAACGCCATGGGAACATAG
- the LOC104789903 gene encoding ATP-dependent DNA helicase homolog RECG, chloroplastic-like — translation MAAVTLSMVQPCGMCCAGRRLRSVIVIQAQRGNWNRMRLSNFFFSKVWNISYRSKHKFSDNILEQVEKYATARLENQSKLISKVSALMEYDNVDDFIDKKSDEQVKKDLVLACTRFPSIILGDSRPVELYGYTKSSDEPRGILPTPMHGGWFDPDNLSRTLSSFCSEIQDVGSSNPREEISDGSFFTSKPAVSEVETTSDDSAAHQFLGTSIGSMPGLSKRHSNQLDTCGFHTMKKLLHHFPRTYADLQNAQVDVEDGQYLIFVGKVLSSKGVRASSSFSFLEVIVSCEISDRDRAPENLSYNDEDKARKSIFLHLKKFFRGTRFTWQPFLNAIQEKHKVGDLVCVSGKVKSLRADNHFEMREYNIDVLKDDEESSLRAQGRPYPIYPSKGGLNPKFLSDVISRALRILPANMDPIPKEITTVFGLPSLNDAYVGIHEPKTLDEADLARKRLIFDEFFYLQLARLYQMLQGLGTKIEKDVLLEKFRKPVLSSVYIEEWSTLTKSFLKALPYSLTPSQLSAVSEIIWDLKRPVPMNRLLQGDVGCGKTVVAFLACMEVIGTGYQAAFMAPTELLAIQHYEQCRDLLENMEGITSKPTIGLLTGSTPAKQSRMIRQDLQSGAISFIIGTHSLIAEKIEYSALRIAVVDEQQRFGVIQRGKFNSKLYGTSMISKSGSSDSDDTSKTDLSMAPHVLAMSATPIPRSLALALYGDISLTQITGMPLGRIPVETHIFEGNETGIKEVYSMMLKDLKSGGRVYLVYPVIDQSEQLPQLRAASTELEIITKKFPTYNCGLLHGRMKSDSKEEALNKFRSGETQILLSTQVIEIGVDVPDASMMVVMNAERFGIAQLHQLRGRVGRGTRKSKCLLVGSTPNSLKRLKMLGKSSDGFYLANIDLLLRGPGDLLGKKQSGHLPEFPLARLEIDGNMLQEAHIAALNVLGDSHDLEKFPALKAELSMRQPLCLLGD, via the exons ATGGCGGCAGTGACTTTATCCATGGTGCAACCCTGTGGCATG TGTTGTGCTGGTAGAAGATTGCGTAGTGTGATTGTAATCCAAGCTCAGAGAGGAAACTGGAATCGAATGAG GTTGagtaatttcttcttctccaaagttTGGAACATATCTTATCGTTCAAAGCATAAATTTTCTGACAATATTCTCGAACAAGTTGAGAAGTATGCCACTGCTCGCCTCGAAAACCAGTCCAAGCTGATTAGCAAG GTTTCAGCTTTGATGGAGTATgacaatgttgatgattttattgaTAAGAAATCTGATGAGCAAGTTAAGAAAGATCTTGTATTGGCGTGTACGAGATTCCCTTCTATCATCCTTGGTGATTCTCGTCCGGTGGAATTATACGGCTATACCAAATCGTCCGATGAACCAAGGGGTATTCTTCCCACTCCTATGCATGGAGGATGGTTTGATCCAGACAATCTTTCCAGAACATTATCTTCCTTCTGTTCAGAGATTCAGGATGTTGGTTCTTCCAATCCTAGAGAAGAAATTTCAGATGGTTCTTTTTTTACTAGCAAACCTGCAGTGTCTGAAGTTGAAACAACATCTGATGATTCTGCCGCTCACCAATTCCTTGGTACGAGTATAGGATCCATGCCTGGGCTAAGTAAGAGGCACAGTAATCAGCTAGATACCTGCGGCTTTCACACG ATGAAGAAGCTATTGCATCATTTTCCTCGAACCTATGCAGATTTGCAGAATGCACAGGTTGATGTTGAGGATGGACAGTACTTGATATTTGTTGGCAAAGTCTTGTCTTCCAA GGGAGTTAGAGCTAGCTCTTCATTTTCATTTCTCGAGGTTATTGTCAGCTGTGAAATCTCAGACAGGGACAGAGCTCCGGAGAATCTGAGTTATAATGATGAAGataaagcaagaaaatcaatttttttgcatCTGAAGAAGTTTTTTAGGGGGACTCGCTTTACCTGGCAACCCTTTCTTAATGCTATTCAAGAGAAACATAAAGTCGGGGACCTTGTATGCGTTAGTGGGAAG GTAAAGTCATTACGTGCAGACAATCATTTTGAAATGAGGGAATACAATATTGATGTTCTCAAAGATGACGAAGAGTCATCTCTTCGAGCCCAGGGGAGACCATATCCTATATACCCTTCAAAAGGAGGGTTGAACCCAAAGTTCCTTAGCGATGTCATCTCCAG GGCTCTGCGGATTCTTCCCGCCAATATGGATCCGATTCCTAAGGAAATCACAACAGTTTTTGGCCTACCATCTCTTAATGAT GCATACGTTGGTATTCACGAGCCCAAGACTTTAGATGAGGCTGATTTAGCTCGCAAAAGGCTTATATTCGACGAGTTCTTTTACCTACAG TTAGCACGCTTATACCAAATGCTTCAAGGCCTTGgcacaaaaatagagaaagatgTATTGCTGGAAAAGTTTAGAAAGCCAGTGCTTAGTTCCGTTTATATTGAAGAATGGTCCACTCTTACCAAGAGTTTTCTGAAGGCTTTACCATATTCCCTTACTCCTAGCCAGCTAAGTGCTGTCTCAGAAATTATATGGGATCTAAAGCGCCCGGTTCCAATGAATCGGCTATTGCAG GGTGATGTTGGATGTGGTAAAACAGTTGTCGCTTTCTTAGCGTGCATGGAGGTCATAGGAACTGGTTATCAG GCAGCTTTCATGGCCCCCACAGAATTACTTGCCATCCAGCATTATGAACAGTGCCGTGATCTGTTAGAGAATATGGAGGGAATAACATCCAAGCCAACCATTGGGTTGCTCACAGGTTCAACTCCGGCAAAGCAGTCACGTATGATCCGCCAG GATCTTCAAAGTGGAGCTATATCGTTTATAATTGGAACTCACAGTCTAATAGCTGAAAAGATAGAGTACTCTGCATTACGTATTGCCGTAGTTGACGAGCAGCAACGGTTTGGTGTAATCCAGAGAGGAAAGTTTAACAGCAAG TTATATGGGACATCTATGATATCAAAAAGTGGCTCATCTGACTCTGATGATACTTCCAAAACTGATCTCAGTATGGCTCCTCATGTTCTTGCCATGTCAGCCACCCCTATCCCGAGATCACTTGCCTTAGCTTTATACGGAGATATTTCTTTGACCCAA aTTACTGGTATGCCACTTGGAAGAATACCAGTTGAGACGCACATTTTCGAGGGAAATGAGACTGGCATCAAGGAAGTCTACTCA ATGATGCTGAAAGACCTGAAGTCTGGAGGGAGAGTGTACCTTGTGTATCCTGTTATTGATCAATCAGAGCAACTGCCACAGCTCCGTGCTGCCTCTACGGAGCTCgaaataataaccaaaaaatttcCAACGTACAACTGCGGGCTGTTACACGGAAGGATGAAGAGTGACAGCAAAGAAGAGGCTCTAAATAAATTCAGAAGTGGAGAAACACAGATACTTCTCTCCACCCAGGTGATAGAGATAGGTGTTGATGTTCCAGACGCATCAATGATGGTTGTCATGAATGCTGAGAGATTTGGAATCGCTCAGTTACACCAACTCAGAGGACGTGTTGGGCGTGGAACCAGAAAATCGAAATGCTTATTAGTTGGGTCAACCCCCAATAGCCTAAAACGGTTGAAGATGTTGGGGAAATCATCAGATGGGTTTTACTTAGCAAATATAGACCTTCTTCTACGTGGACCTGGTGATTTGCTTGGGAAGAAACAGTCTGGGCACTTACCAGAGTTCCCGCTCGCTAGGCTAGAAATAGACGGCAATATGCTGCAGGAAGCCCACATCGCCGCTTTG AACGTTCTAGGAGATTCTCATGACCTGGAGAAATTTCCAGCGCTGAAAGCTGAGCTTAGCATGAGACAGCCACTTTGTCTTCTGGGCGACTAA